Sequence from the Hamadaea flava genome:
CTTATCAAGGAACCGGAAGGAATCATGCTCAGCTTCGAGATCACCCCGATCGGAACCGTCCAGAACGCGCGGACGGACATTCAAGACTCGGACAATTGGGGTGCCGTACGCAGCACCATCACCGTCGACGAGCGCTTCGGCGACAAGTGTCTCCAAGGACTGGAGGATTTCTCCCACGTGGAGGTCCTCTTCCTCTTCGACCAGTTCCCGGACGGCGGCGACTTCCGCGAGCCCCGCCCCAACCGCGGACGCGCGGACCTGCCGCCCGTCGGCGTGTTCGCCGGCCGCGGCCCGCGCAGGCCCAACCGCATCGGGGTGACGTCCTGCCGCATCGAGTCCGTCCAGGGCCGCGAACTGACCGTGGTGGGCCTCGACGCGGTGGCGGGCACCCCGGTCATCGATTTGAAGCCGGTGATGGCCGAGTTCCTGCCGGACGACGTGAAGCAGCCGGAATGGGTCGGCCGTCTGATGTCGGAGTACTTCCAGTCCTGAGGAAGAGTCTCGGCGTCGGCCTTCAGGCCGTGGCGTGCTGTGCCCACGTCGGCAGCCACACCTTCTCGTCGGATGTGTCCGCACGTCTGGAGCCGAGGAAGTCGCGAAGCTCGACGAGCGCGGGATGCGGGTTGTCGCCACGCCAGATGATCGACATCGGGTAGACCGGCGCCGGGTCGAGCACCGGAATACGGCGCAGGTCGTAGCTGTCGGGCCACAGGTATCGCGTGCGTTCACCGGCCAAGGTCGCCAGTTCCGCCGAGTCGGCGATCTCGGCCAGCAGCACCTCGTAGCCGAAGGTCGGCCCGACCCTGTCGATGGTGAGGCCGAACGCGGCGGCCAGTTCGTCGTAATAGGCGGCCCACTCGGTGCCGTCGGCCATGCCGGGCATCCAGATGCGATGTTCGGCGAGTTGGGTGGGCGTCACGGACTGGACGTTGGCGAGCGCATGGCGTGGCCCGACGAGGATCTCGTGGTGCTCGTCGATCACCCGGGCAGCCCTGATGCCGGTCGGCAACCGGCGCGCGGGGACGGTGACGGCGTGGAAGGTGGCGTCGACCGTCCCCGCTTCGACGGCGGCGCTCGCCCCGTGCACGTCGGCGTCGAGGGTCACGACATCCAGCTCGATGCGCGGATGCGTACGGTGGAACTCTTGCAGCAGCACCCCCGGCGCAGTCCGTCGACTATGGACGTCGACCCGCAGCGCCCGCTGGCCCGGCCGCACCGAGGCGTCGGCGCGCGCCTCCACCCGGAGCAGCTCCCAGGCGTGCGGCAAGAACGCCTGGCCGTCGATCGTGAGCTGCGCGCCGCGAGCCGTGCGATGGAACAGCCGCACACCTAAGTCCTTCTCCAGCGCGGCGATGCGCTTGGACACCGCCTGCTGGGTGATGGACAGGGCGGCCGCGGCGTCCTGGAACTGGCCGGCATCCGCGGCGGCGACGAACGTGCGCACAGCGTCGAGATCCACGCCGAGACCCTACTCCCACAACGTTCGGTTGTGGCTCGCCGCCGGTGCAGTTGTTTGATCTGCCCTCTCCAGCCTTGCTTTGATCACCTCGGTCAACGGCGGGTTGTTCAAAGGGGAGGTGTGGGACATGGCGGCCAGACGGTCCCTGGGCCGGCAGTTCGGATGGCTATGGGCCGCGTACGCGGTCAGCGCGTACGGCTCGGGGCTGGGATTCGGCGCGCTGCCGTTGATCGCGGTGCTGGTGCTGCATGCCAGCCCTGGTCAGGTGTCCGCGCTGTCAGCAGTAGGCCCGGCGATGGGCGCGCTGATCGCGGTGCCGCTCGGGCCATGGGTGGAGTTTCACCGCAAGCGGCCGGTCATGATCGCGATGGACCTGGCCCGGTTCGCGGCCATGCTGACGATCCCCGTCGCGTACGCCGTCGGCTGGCTCACCTTCGTTCAGCTGCTGGTCGTCTCGGCGGTGGTCGCCGCCGCCAAGATCGCCTTCACCGCGGCGAGCGGCTCCTACCTCAAGGCGCTGGTCCGGCCGGACGACCTGCTCGTGGCAAACGCGCGATTCGAGTCGACGACGTGGAGCTCCATCGCGGTCGGTCCACCGCTGGGCGGCGCAGCCGTCGGCCTGCTCGGACCGGTGGCCACCGTAGCCACCGACGCGCTGAGCTACCTGCTCTCCGCGCTGGGTCTCACGGCGATTCGCGGCCACGAAGAGCATCCGCGGCGCTCCGACAAGCGCCCGGTCCAACCCGGCGAGCTGCTCGACGGCTGGCGGCACCTCCTGAGCCATCCTGTCCTGCGGGCGCTCTACCTCAACCAACTGCTCGTCGGCGGACTGATCATGGCCACCGAGCCGCTACTGGCCGTGCTGTTGCTGGGCGAGCTTCACTTCCCGCCCTGGCAGTACGGCCTCGCCTTCGCCGCGCCATGTGTCGGCGGGCTGATCGGTTCTCGTCTGTCCCGGCGTGTCGTGGCCCGGTACGGCCGGCATCGGATCCTTCGCACCGTCGGCACGCTGCGGGCGGTCTGGCTCATCGGCCTCGTCATCGTCCAGCCCGGCGTCACCGGACTCGTGACGGTCATCGCGGTCGAACTCGCGATCATCATCAGCATGAGCCTGTACAACCCAGTGCTCGCCACCTACCGGCTGGAACACACCCCCAAAGACCGCACCGCCCGCACCCTGTCCGCCTGGTCGATCAGCAGCAGCGCCGCCATCGCCGTTCTCAGCGCGCTCGGCGGACTGCTCGCCGAAGCCACCAGTCCACGCATCGCCATCGCGGTCGCGGGACTGCTGCTCCTCGCCAGTCCCCTCCTACTGCCCCGCCGCCCGGATCCGCGCGACAACAACACCACTGGCCCCGAACTACTCATCAGACACCGCGGCCGAGCCGCCCAACCGCAAAGGCAGAACTCATGACAGTCTCCGCACTCGACCCGTCCAGCGCGTTGGTCGTCATCGACCTGCAGAACGCCACGGTCAACGCCCCCGTCACGCCCGCCAGCGGCCCCGAGGTGGTCGCCCGCGCAGTCGAACTCGCCCACGCCTTCCGCGACCGCCAAGCGCCCGTCGTCCTGGTCCGGGTCACAGCCCGCGCGGACGGATCGGATGCCGCTCCGGGCCGCAACGAGCTCCCACCCCACCCCGGCTCCCTGCCGGAGAACTGGGATGCCATCGTCGACGACCTCGCCGGGCACCCCGACGACATCGTCGTCACCAAGCGCACCTGGGGCGCCTTCCACGGCACCGATCTCGACCTGCAGCTACGCCGCCGCGGCGTCACCCAGATCATCCTGGCCGGGCTCACCACCAGCATCGGCGTCGAGTCGACCGCCCGCGCCGCGTACGACCACGGCTACCACGTCACGCTCGCGACGGACGCCATGGCGGATCTGAACCCGGAGGCGCACCGCAACAGCGTCGAGCGGATCTTCCCGCTCCTCGGCCAGACCGGCTCCACCACCGAGATCGTCGAACTCCTCGCCAAGGCCCACACCCACGGGTACGCCTGACGCGACGTCAGATGTAGCCCATCGGGCAGCCGTGGCGCAACGCGTGCGCGGCTGCCTGCCGATACACCGCGACGTAGAAGGTGACCGGGTCCTCGATGCTGGTGCTCAACGCCAGCGGGCCGCGCGGCAGGTCGGCAAGCAGGCCGATCTCGGCGGCCATCGGCGCGACCATGTCCAGCAGCCGGTGAGCGCTGACAACCCGGGTGCTCTCCTCGTCGTACGCGTTGCCGACCGGCAGCGTGATCAAGCCGTCGAACACCGCCGGGACGAACAGGGCGGCGTCGAGCACATCCCTGGCCCCGTGTCGGTCGCACAGCTCGGAGAAGCCGTCCAGCTCTGGGGACATCTTCTCCTCGAAGCTCTCCTCAGGCGGCACCTCCCGCGACGACCCGGCGTACGGCCCGACACCCCGCTCGGCGAGGGCGCGGTCGAGCAGCGAGCCGATACCGTACGAGACCTCGTCCTGGGCCCAACTGTCAGCCGAGATGTCGACCAGGTAGATACCCACGCGCGCACGGTACCGACCCGGCAACGCAGGCGCGACCCAGGTCCGCCGGCGATGGTGTGGAGACCTGATCGAGGATGACTCGACAGCCGACAACGAGTCCTCCGCATCGCGGAGGCGTATGGGCCCTAAGGGTGATCAACACCACGCGTGCCTGTCCTATGGTGACTCACCGAGGCACGTCCGGCTGAGAGAGGAACACCCCGTGCGAGTTCGAGGCTATGCCGCAGCGACGCCGTGCTGGGCGGTGCACTACAGCGCCAATGTCGCCGCCACCACGGAGTTCTACGCCGGCCTCTTCGGCTGGACGACGGCGACGAACAACGGCGCCACCGTCTTCCTCCTGCGCGGCTTGGCCGTGGCCGGTCTCGCCGAGATCCGCGACGGCGGAGGCCAGCGGCCGGGTTGGCTGACGCACATCTCCACCGACGACATCGACACCACCTCGCAGCTGGTGCTCGAAGCCGGCGGCAACGTGCTGGGGCCGAGCACCGAGTGGGGCGAGCGAGGCCGGTCCGCGGTGTACGCCGACTCCCTCGGCGCCGTCGTCGGAGCCTGGCAACACGGAACGACCCTCGGCGTCTCGTTCGCCGGCGCCGAAGTCATCGACGAGCCTGGCGCGGTGACCTGGAGCGAGGTCGTCACACGGGACACGGCGGGGACCGCCGCGTTCTACGGCAAGGTTTTCGGCTGGACCCAGCAGGTCGGAACCGCTACCGAGGAGCACGAGTACTACGAGTGGATCTCGGCGAAACGGGTCGTCGGCGGGATCAGCATGATGGACGGCGGGCACTACCCGCCCGGTACGCCGCCGCACTGGCGCACGATCCTGCAGGTCGACGACTGCGCCGAAGTCGTGGCGCGTACGCCTGAGCTGGGCGGGCGAGTGCTCGCCGGGCCGGTGGACGCCGGCATCGGCACGGCGGCGTACATCGCCGACCCGACCGGAGGCACGTTCCTCGTCATCGAACCTCTGCCGGAGCTGATCGCCGCACTACGCGGATAGGCCACCGGCTGATTCGGCAATCGCGGCCGCGCCCGCTGGAACTCCACAGTGGATGGCGATGGGAGGCCCCGACCGGAATCGAACCGGCGTAACACGCTTTGCAGGCGCGCCCCTCACCACTCGGGCACAGGGCCATGGACACCAGCTGGGTTAGTGTCACTCGATGCATCTCTTGGTGACTTTGACGGTAGGGCCACGCGGAGTCCTGGTGACGTGGCGGCTGGACGGTGTCACCTTGAACACCGAGGAGACACTCGGACAACTGCCCCTGTCCATCGCCGGCGCGCCCACACTCCAGCTCGACGACGCGGCCGTGACCGCGAGAGACGCGCTCGGAGCCGTACCGCTCATCATGAGCATTTCTGAGGACGACGACGGCGACCCTCGACGCCGCTGGAGCGTGCGGCGCTCCACTTCCGGACCGATCGAAGTGTCGTATCTGGCGGAGCCCGTGGCGAAAGAACCCCTGCCCGCCACCGCACCGCTCGAACTTCGCGCGGAGGGCGTCGGGCTTTCCGGAGCCCTGAAGTGCTTCCTGATCCTGCCGCCGGGACCGGAGGACCTCACCTTCACGGTGCGATGGGACAGACCTGCCACCTCCGACAGCTGGATGGCTGTCACCAGCCTGGGTGAAGGCGACGGACACGACGGCGAACTGGCGGGTACCGGGCTCGAACTGCTCGGAGACACCTACATCATGTGCGGCGACCTGACGAACCATCATCACCGCGACGGCGAGCTGTCGACCTGGTGGCTGACGCCTCCGGGCATCGACGTCGAAGCCTTCAGCGCGCAGCTGGGAGCGACGTACCAGGTCATGTCCGAGGCGTTCGACGCACCGGCACACCCCTACCGGGTCTTCCTGCGTACCCACCCGCACCAAGGTGCCAACGCCTCTGCTCATCCGGCGTCGTTCGTGATGGCCGTGAACCCGGCCAACCCCCTCGATGAGGCGTCGCTCTACGAAACCATCGCCCACGAACTCGTCCACGAATGGCTACATCTGGACGGACCGGCCGACGAGGTGACCTGGTTCTCCGAAGGGGCCGCCGACTACTACTCCCTCGTCCTTCCCCTCCGCGAAGGAATGCTCGACGAGGAAGCGTTCCTGCGCGCAGTCAACCTCGAAGCCCGGGAGGCCTATGCCAACCTGCGGCGCGACCTGCATCTCCGGCAGGCGCACCAACTGTTCTTCTCGGACTTCCTGGCCCACCGGCTCCCGTACGCACGCGGCATGTTCTATCTCGCAGACCTGGACGCCCGCATCAGGCTCGCGACCTCAGGCGAACAGTCTGTCGACGACGTCGTCCGATACGTCGTGCGAAGCCGCCAGGCCGGCGCACGCGTCGGCGTCGAGCGATGGTGCGCCCGTGTTCAGGAAATCCTCCCTGACGCCGAGATGCCCATCCTCGACCGCATGGTCTTCACCGGCGTAGGCCGACCGGGCAAGGGCTGCTTCGGACCACGGTTCGAGGCGGAGACAGTCCAGGTTCCCATCCTCGACCTCGGGTTCGACCCGTCCACACTCGTGACGCGTCGCGTCCGAGGGCTGGTCCCCGGCGGAGCCGCCGAACGCGCCGGACTCCGCGACGGCGAGCGCATCGAACTTCCCC
This genomic interval carries:
- a CDS encoding SAM-dependent methyltransferase encodes the protein MLSFEITPIGTVQNARTDIQDSDNWGAVRSTITVDERFGDKCLQGLEDFSHVEVLFLFDQFPDGGDFREPRPNRGRADLPPVGVFAGRGPRRPNRIGVTSCRIESVQGRELTVVGLDAVAGTPVIDLKPVMAEFLPDDVKQPEWVGRLMSEYFQS
- a CDS encoding LysR family transcriptional regulator, which encodes MDLDAVRTFVAAADAGQFQDAAAALSITQQAVSKRIAALEKDLGVRLFHRTARGAQLTIDGQAFLPHAWELLRVEARADASVRPGQRALRVDVHSRRTAPGVLLQEFHRTHPRIELDVVTLDADVHGASAAVEAGTVDATFHAVTVPARRLPTGIRAARVIDEHHEILVGPRHALANVQSVTPTQLAEHRIWMPGMADGTEWAAYYDELAAAFGLTIDRVGPTFGYEVLLAEIADSAELATLAGERTRYLWPDSYDLRRIPVLDPAPVYPMSIIWRGDNPHPALVELRDFLGSRRADTSDEKVWLPTWAQHATA
- a CDS encoding MFS transporter, producing MAARRSLGRQFGWLWAAYAVSAYGSGLGFGALPLIAVLVLHASPGQVSALSAVGPAMGALIAVPLGPWVEFHRKRPVMIAMDLARFAAMLTIPVAYAVGWLTFVQLLVVSAVVAAAKIAFTAASGSYLKALVRPDDLLVANARFESTTWSSIAVGPPLGGAAVGLLGPVATVATDALSYLLSALGLTAIRGHEEHPRRSDKRPVQPGELLDGWRHLLSHPVLRALYLNQLLVGGLIMATEPLLAVLLLGELHFPPWQYGLAFAAPCVGGLIGSRLSRRVVARYGRHRILRTVGTLRAVWLIGLVIVQPGVTGLVTVIAVELAIIISMSLYNPVLATYRLEHTPKDRTARTLSAWSISSSAAIAVLSALGGLLAEATSPRIAIAVAGLLLLASPLLLPRRPDPRDNNTTGPELLIRHRGRAAQPQRQNS
- a CDS encoding isochorismatase family protein, with translation MTVSALDPSSALVVIDLQNATVNAPVTPASGPEVVARAVELAHAFRDRQAPVVLVRVTARADGSDAAPGRNELPPHPGSLPENWDAIVDDLAGHPDDIVVTKRTWGAFHGTDLDLQLRRRGVTQIILAGLTTSIGVESTARAAYDHGYHVTLATDAMADLNPEAHRNSVERIFPLLGQTGSTTEIVELLAKAHTHGYA
- a CDS encoding VOC family protein, whose product is MRVRGYAAATPCWAVHYSANVAATTEFYAGLFGWTTATNNGATVFLLRGLAVAGLAEIRDGGGQRPGWLTHISTDDIDTTSQLVLEAGGNVLGPSTEWGERGRSAVYADSLGAVVGAWQHGTTLGVSFAGAEVIDEPGAVTWSEVVTRDTAGTAAFYGKVFGWTQQVGTATEEHEYYEWISAKRVVGGISMMDGGHYPPGTPPHWRTILQVDDCAEVVARTPELGGRVLAGPVDAGIGTAAYIADPTGGTFLVIEPLPELIAALRG